AAACCAGAAGCTAATCCAAATCACTGCAGGAACGGCAATGATATCTATGAAGAAAAGAATGAAGATTAAAGTTATTATTTTTGCTCTTGGAAATAGAACCATATAAGCACCTAAAACTCCACTTATAGCCCCGGAAGCTCCTATTAGTGGAATGTCAGAGTCAGGATATACAGCCACCTGTAAAAGAGCTGCTACTATTCCACAAACAGTGTAGAAGATAAAAAACTTTAACTTTCCAAAGTAATCTTCAACGTTATCCCCAAAAACCCAAAGGAATAGCATGTTTCCAAGTATGTGTAGTATTCCCCCATGAAGGTATTGATAAGAAATAAGCGTTCCGTATGGAGCAAGTGGAGAGGGTGGAGGAAGGTCTACACCGTGGGATATTTCAAAGGGAATAACTCCAAACATTCTTAAAAACAATTGGTTGTAAGGTCCAAGAATAAGCTCATATAGGAAAATAAGGACGCATACAACAATTAAGAAAATAGTAACTACAGGCTTAGACCGACTGGGATTAATATCTTTTAAAGGAATCAACTTTTATCCCCCCCTATCCTGTACTACCAAAACCTCCCTCTCCTCTTAACGTTCTGTCTAAAGAGTTAACTATTTCCATCTCAAGAGGGAAATATCTTCTTGGAATAAGCTGAACAGCTCTCCAAGGAAGTTTCGGATCTTCTTTTGAAGGATCCACTTTTATAAGTGGAACTTTAATAGTTCCACGGTAGGTCATATCTATTATTCCAACAGAATTCGCCAAGATAAAACCGCTCTTATAAATTGAAGAACGAGGAACAAGATCAAAGTAGTAACCTCTTGGAGGAGCTACTCTTACACCGGTATCAAAGAAATAGAGATTTCCTTCTTTTTTTATAAGCTTAACAAGATGTAAATCCCAACCACTATCAGATATTCTCTTTTTAAATGGAGGTAAAGCTCCCTCTTCAAGAGAAATTTTAAAAGATAGTCTTTCCCATGAGTCTCCAGTAAGAAGAGAAAGAAACTTTTCAAAGAAGTATTCAGACTTTTCTTCGCAAGGTTCATCATAAAGGGAATGTAAGAAAAGGTCTGCATTATCACCTGTTATAAAGGCACCTTCTTTACTAAACGTTGGGAAAAATTGAGAAAGAGTTTTTTTCATTTCTTCTTTAAAGTTATCTATGAAAGGAACGTAAACCGTTTTACTTCCCCAAAGACCCTTTGCTTCAAAAACCCCTTTTATAAAAGAAAGATCTACTTCTTTAACTTCAGGATAAGATGAAAGAATGAGGAGGAAGTTATTCCCCCTCTTTTCTAACTTACCGCCAAAGGTATTAAAAATTTTAACAGCAACATCTAAGAATCTTTCATTAAACTCTATAGTTAACCCTTTAGCGTATATCCAACCAGCAGCCCAATTACTCATCTTGCTTCTCCGGATCTGCGTAAAATCCACCTTGTTCTCTTAATTTCTTTTCCTCTTCAAGAGTTACATCAATTCTACTAAGTTTTGGTCTTCCAAGAGGATCAAACTCTAAGATCTTAACTGGAATGACATCGGAAACTTTTATCTTCTCAAAAATGTTCTCTTGAACATCTTTTGGAAGCTTAGAAATGTGAATTAGACCTATTTTTCCTGGAACAAGCTCTACGAAAGCACCGTAGTTTTCAACCCTTGTAACCTTTCCAAGGTATGTTCCACCAATTTCTAAGTCTCTTGTAACATCTTCAATCATCTTAATAGCCTGAGCTGCAGCTTCTTCGTTTGGAGCAGAAACTAAAACAGTTCCATCTTCTTTAATGGTTATCTTAACTCCTGTCTTATCAATAATTGTCTTAATCGTCTTTCCAGAAGGTCCTATGAGATCACGGGACTTTTCAGGTTCAATCTTTGTAGAAACTATCCTTGGAGCGTATGGAGAAATGTTCTCTCTTGGTTTAGAAATAACTGCATCCATCTTATCAAGGATGTAAAGCCTTCCTTCCCTTGCTTGAGCTAAAGCTTTTGATAGAACTTCTCTGCTTATTCCTTTAACCTTTAAGTCCATTTGGATAGCAGTAACGCCTTTTCTCGTTCCAGCTACCTTGAAGTCCATATCTCCAAGGTGGTCTTCGTCTCCTAAGATGTCCGAAAGAACAACAAACTTATCTCCTTCCATGATAAGTCCCATAGCAATACCGGCAACTTGTGCCTTAATAGGAACACCAGCATCCATTAGAGCCAAACTTCCACCACAAACTGTTGCCATGGAAGAAGAACCGTTAGACTCTAAAATGTCAGAAACAACGCGAATTACGTAAGGAAACTCCTCATCTGACGGTATAACTGGAGCTAAAGCTCTCTCTGCCAAAGCACCGTGTCCAATTTCCCTTCTTCCAGGCTTCTTTAAAGGAGAAATTTCTCCTACGCAGAAAGGAGGGAAGTTATAGTGAAGCATAAATCTTTTCTGTTCTTCTGGCATTAAACCTTCTACAAGCTGGTATTCTTCTGGTGTTCCTAAAGTAGCACTAACCAGCGCTTGGGTTTGTCCCCTCGTAAAGAGTGCTGATCCGTGAGCTCTTGGAAGTAAACCAACTTCAATAGAAATAGGTCTTATTTCATCAGGTTTTCTACCATCAATTCTTATACCTTTTTCAAGAACCATACCTCTTACAAATTTCTTTTCAGCTTCGGCAAACGCTTCTTTTGCAAGACCGTGTTCTTCTTCTGGAATGTTTAACTCTATAAGCATAAGTTCTTCTAACTCTTTAAGCTTCTTCTTTCTTTCAGCTTTATCTTTTATGGTTATTATTGGTTCAATTCTTTCAAACACCCATTTTTCAATTTTGGCTTTTGTATCTTCATCAAGAGAAGGGGTAATAAATTCGTACTTTTCTTTTCCAGCTAATGTTCTCAATTCTTCTTGAGCCTTTATAGACTTTTTAATTTCCTCATGTGCAAGTTCTATCGCATCAAGAATTTCTTCTTCAGGAACTTCCTTTGCTCCTCCTTCAACCATTACAACAGCATCTTCTGTTCCTGAAACTATAAGGTTTATATCAGCTTCTTGAAGCTGCTCGTAAGAAGGATTTATGACGAACTTTCCGTTTACTCTTGCAACTCTAACAGCTCCAACGGGCTTTTCAAATGGAATTCTTGAAATATGTAATGCCGCAGAAGCACCGTTTATGGCAAGAACCGCAGGGTCGTTTTCCTGATCTGCAGATATAACAAAGGCTATAACTTGAACATCGTTTCTAAAACCCTTTGGAAAAATAGGTCTAATGGAACGGTCTATAACTCTTGACTTTAAAATTTCTTCATCGGTTGGTTTTCCTTCTCTTTTTATAAATCCCCCTGGAATTTTTCCAGCAGCATAAGCTTTTTCTCTATACTCAACAAGAAGCGGAAAGAAATCGACATCTTCTCTTGGTTCATCGCTCATAACAGCAGTAACAAGAACCATAGTATCGCCTTGAGAAACAATAATAGCTCCATCAGCTTGCTTAGCCACTTTTCCGGTTTGAAACCTTAGAGGTCTTCCCCCAACCTCTATTGCAACTTCTGAAATAGACATTCTTACCTCCAACTTTTGGCTTTATTCAAAATAATAACATGGACACACCTATTTTATTCTTGTTTTTCATTTAAGAAAAGAAGGATAAAGACCTTTGAAGGGACTTTAGGTTAAACTGAAGAGGGCAGAACGCCCTCCAAGGATTACTTTCTTAGACCAAGCTTAAGAACAATGTTTTGGTATCTGTTAAAGTCCTTCTCTCTAAGGTACTTAAGAAGCTTCTTTCTTCTTCCAACAAGCCTTTGAAGAGCTCTTTTATTGTAGTTGTCGTGCTTGTGAACTTTAAAGTGCTCTGTAAGGTTCTTTATCCTTTCTGTAAGAATAGCAATCTGAACTTCTGGGGAACCTGTGTCCTTCTCGTGAAAGCCGTACTTCTTTACAATCTCTTGAACAACATCTTTATCTACTGCCATCTAAAAACCCTCCTTATAACTTTTCACCGGTGGCAAAAGGCAAATGGAAATTTATCAAAGTCATTTAGAGTTTTCAAGCATCCTCTCTAAGGATTCTATTTCTTCCACTTCTTTTAACTTACTGTAAGCTCTTTTCTTAAGCTTTTCGTCAGGAGAATTATTTAAAATCCCTCTATAATACTCTTTTGCTTCCCCGTATCTTTTTTCTTCGAAAAGAGCATCTGCAACTATTTCAGCAACTTCCCAATACTCATCCTCAGGAAGATCTGGGTTCTCCAAAACAAACTCTCCAATCTCTATAAGCTCACTTAACCTTTCCTGTTCAACAAGTATTACAGCAAGATCAGAAAAAGAATCAAGTAAAGTCCAAACATTATCAGAAGTTTCTATCATTTCCTTTAATATCTCTTCTGCCTCATCATACCTTCCTTTATCTATTAAAAATTCAGTAAAAGTCTTTTTAACGTCCTCTAGAAGGAATGATTCTCCGTAACATTTAGAAATAGCTAATCTGTAATAGTATTCTGCTACATCTTCCTTACCTAGAATATCAAACAGGGCAGCTGCACTTAAAATGACGTAAACAGCATCAGGATAGAGTTCCAAAGTAGAAAGAACAACCTCTAAAGCTTCTTCGTAACTTTCATTTTTTACCATTACCTCCGCAAGTGCTTGCCTATACTCAATATTCATAAAGTCCATCAAACACGCTTTTGAAATTTCATTTTTAGCATCTTCCATCCTTCCCATATCGGCATAAAGTTTTCCAAGCTCAAAGTGAAGATCCGGAGAACCAATTCTCTCTACTCCTGAGAGAAGAACTTCTGCTGCTTTTTTAAAGTGTTTCTTTATCGCGTAAAGGTGCGAAAGTTCTAAATAGAAAGACTCACTGTAAGGATCTAAAGTTATAAGCGTCTCTAAGGCGTTTATCATCCCTTTATAATTGCCAATCTCTCTGTAAAGCTTATAGAGTTCCCAGTAAGCCTCTTTCTCAAAAGGATTTAGTTCTATCGATTCTAAAAGTTCTTTCTCCGCATCTTTAAAGTTTCTCTTCTCTATAAGCTTTGAACCTTTTCTTATTTTTTCCTTGGAGCGAATTTCAGTGTCAAGGAATTTTGCTTCATCAAAGTAAGCTTCTGCTTTTTCCCTATCTCCAAGACCTTCGTAAGCCTCTGCAAGCAAAAGGAAAAAATCGACATTTCTTACCTTATGCTTAAACTTTTCTAATTCTTCTACCGCCTTTTTAAAATTCTTAGCCTTAATAAGGTGCTCCGCTTTCTTAATCAGAGAAGTTAGTTCGACTTGGGAAAGGTAGGAGTTCTTCTTATAGCTCTTTTTCACTTAAAGACTCCTTAGCTTGAGAAAACCGTTTATTTTAAGTATAAATCCCTATTACGAAAATTCAAGAAGTTT
The Desulfurobacteriaceae bacterium DNA segment above includes these coding regions:
- a CDS encoding rhomboid family intramembrane serine protease, with protein sequence MIPLKDINPSRSKPVVTIFLIVVCVLIFLYELILGPYNQLFLRMFGVIPFEISHGVDLPPPSPLAPYGTLISYQYLHGGILHILGNMLFLWVFGDNVEDYFGKLKFFIFYTVCGIVAALLQVAVYPDSDIPLIGASGAISGVLGAYMVLFPRAKIITLIFILFFIDIIAVPAVIWISFWFFMQFISALFSINHLGMGGVAWFAHIGGFLAGVILAKLFASKEREDEERKDGK
- a CDS encoding dUTP pyrophosphatase; its protein translation is MSNWAAGWIYAKGLTIEFNERFLDVAVKIFNTFGGKLEKRGNNFLLILSSYPEVKEVDLSFIKGVFEAKGLWGSKTVYVPFIDNFKEEMKKTLSQFFPTFSKEGAFITGDNADLFLHSLYDEPCEEKSEYFFEKFLSLLTGDSWERLSFKISLEEGALPPFKKRISDSGWDLHLVKLIKKEGNLYFFDTGVRVAPPRGYYFDLVPRSSIYKSGFILANSVGIIDMTYRGTIKVPLIKVDPSKEDPKLPWRAVQLIPRRYFPLEMEIVNSLDRTLRGEGGFGSTG
- a CDS encoding polyribonucleotide nucleotidyltransferase — encoded protein: MSISEVAIEVGGRPLRFQTGKVAKQADGAIIVSQGDTMVLVTAVMSDEPREDVDFFPLLVEYREKAYAAGKIPGGFIKREGKPTDEEILKSRVIDRSIRPIFPKGFRNDVQVIAFVISADQENDPAVLAINGASAALHISRIPFEKPVGAVRVARVNGKFVINPSYEQLQEADINLIVSGTEDAVVMVEGGAKEVPEEEILDAIELAHEEIKKSIKAQEELRTLAGKEKYEFITPSLDEDTKAKIEKWVFERIEPIITIKDKAERKKKLKELEELMLIELNIPEEEHGLAKEAFAEAEKKFVRGMVLEKGIRIDGRKPDEIRPISIEVGLLPRAHGSALFTRGQTQALVSATLGTPEEYQLVEGLMPEEQKRFMLHYNFPPFCVGEISPLKKPGRREIGHGALAERALAPVIPSDEEFPYVIRVVSDILESNGSSSMATVCGGSLALMDAGVPIKAQVAGIAMGLIMEGDKFVVLSDILGDEDHLGDMDFKVAGTRKGVTAIQMDLKVKGISREVLSKALAQAREGRLYILDKMDAVISKPRENISPYAPRIVSTKIEPEKSRDLIGPSGKTIKTIIDKTGVKITIKEDGTVLVSAPNEEAAAQAIKMIEDVTRDLEIGGTYLGKVTRVENYGAFVELVPGKIGLIHISKLPKDVQENIFEKIKVSDVIPVKILEFDPLGRPKLSRIDVTLEEEKKLREQGGFYADPEKQDE
- the rpsO gene encoding 30S ribosomal protein S15, which gives rise to MAVDKDVVQEIVKKYGFHEKDTGSPEVQIAILTERIKNLTEHFKVHKHDNYNKRALQRLVGRRKKLLKYLREKDFNRYQNIVLKLGLRK